From Myxococcus guangdongensis, the proteins below share one genomic window:
- a CDS encoding zinc-dependent alcohol dehydrogenase family protein, whose translation MVLPRFGGPELFEVRDVPAPTPGPGQLVVRVLVSGTNPVDAKLRHDGSWAGLKPPVVLGYDASGVVEQVGPGVTDFKPGDEVFYTPEIFGNPHGSYAELNLVSASIVARKPASISHEEAAAIPLAGGTAWDALVRRLQVQVGETVLIHGGAGGVGTFAVQIAKAAGARVLATSGPANLELLRELGADLAIDYRKEDVAQVALRETGGKGVDAVFDTVGSNIVPSIPATRAFGRLATILDVKGDVSGMYPRNQTLHGVFLTRERRRLEEMTALIERKQLRPVVDQVLPLEKVGDAHRRLDSGHGRGKVVLKVAST comes from the coding sequence ATGGTGCTTCCCCGCTTCGGCGGTCCTGAGCTGTTCGAGGTTCGTGATGTCCCCGCTCCGACGCCGGGTCCCGGGCAGCTCGTCGTCCGTGTCCTGGTGTCGGGCACCAACCCCGTGGACGCGAAGCTGCGGCACGACGGCTCCTGGGCGGGGCTGAAGCCGCCTGTCGTCCTGGGCTATGACGCGTCGGGCGTCGTCGAGCAGGTGGGGCCGGGCGTCACCGACTTCAAGCCGGGGGACGAGGTCTTCTATACGCCGGAGATCTTCGGCAACCCACATGGCTCCTACGCGGAGCTGAACCTGGTGAGCGCGAGCATCGTGGCGCGCAAGCCGGCGAGCATCTCGCACGAGGAGGCCGCGGCGATTCCGCTGGCGGGAGGCACCGCGTGGGACGCGCTGGTGCGCAGGCTCCAGGTGCAGGTGGGTGAGACGGTGCTCATCCACGGCGGCGCGGGCGGCGTGGGCACGTTCGCGGTGCAGATTGCGAAGGCGGCGGGCGCGCGGGTGCTGGCGACGTCGGGCCCGGCGAACCTGGAGCTGCTGCGGGAGCTCGGCGCGGACCTGGCCATCGACTACCGCAAGGAGGACGTGGCGCAGGTGGCGCTGCGGGAGACGGGCGGGAAGGGCGTGGACGCGGTGTTCGACACGGTGGGCAGCAACATCGTCCCGAGCATCCCGGCGACGCGGGCCTTCGGGAGGCTCGCGACCATCCTGGATGTGAAGGGGGATGTGTCGGGGATGTACCCGCGCAACCAGACGTTGCACGGGGTGTTCCTCACGCGCGAGCGGCGTCGGCTGGAGGAGATGACGGCGCTCATCGAGCGCAAGCAGCTGCGTCCCGTGGTGGACCAGGTGCTGCCGTTGGAGAAGGTGGGAGACGCGCACCGCCGGCTCGACTCCGGGCATGGGCGGGGCAAGGTGGTGCTGAAGGTGGCGAGCACGTAG
- a CDS encoding acetyl-CoA carboxylase biotin carboxylase subunit, which yields MERFNKVLIANRGEIAVRVIRTCKRLGFRTVAVFSEADRGAPHVLAADEAVPIGPSPAKESYLVIEKLIGAAKASGAQAIHPGYGFLSENAAFARACKDAGLVFIGPDAEAITLMGNKRQAKLRMIAAGVPCIPGYEASDADDDALVKEGERIGFPLMVKAAAGGGGRGMRLVHEASQLKAALKGARSEATNAFGSGELILERAVINARHVEIQVFADEHGNAVHLGERDCSVQRRHQKIVEESPSPAVHPLLREKMGQVAVTAAKAIAYKGAGTIEFLLAPNGEFYFMEMNTRLQVEHPVTELITGLDLVEWQLRVASGEKLPRAQEDITWTGHAIEVRLCAEDPANQYAPQAGKLLTWRLPSREGVRIDHGVREGQDIPPFYDSMQAKVIAYGADREMARRRLVEALHELTVFGVTTNKDLLLHVLEDGAFRSGAYDTGFIGKHADGATLERLYRTSTRERTLAAVALFHDEALRLSRTRGVDASLMNWNTAYSHAVTMTLEDRSGEAKVSVRPVTAEQYEVVAGEEKLEVSVLGLAEGVFDYAVAGARGRGRYLRAGDSLWLDLGAGARCLTDVTFRPPKSAEGAGTGRLLAPMDGRILRVETKPGATVKPGDVLVVLEAMKMEFQLVADIPGTVEAVNASVGGQVSAKQLLVVLTPEAKPKEA from the coding sequence ATGGAGCGTTTCAACAAGGTCCTCATCGCGAACCGGGGTGAAATCGCGGTGCGGGTGATTCGCACCTGCAAGCGACTCGGCTTCCGGACGGTGGCGGTGTTCTCGGAGGCGGACCGGGGCGCGCCGCACGTGCTCGCCGCGGACGAGGCGGTGCCCATCGGCCCGTCGCCCGCGAAGGAGTCGTACCTGGTCATCGAGAAGCTCATCGGCGCGGCGAAGGCGTCGGGGGCGCAGGCCATCCACCCGGGCTACGGCTTCCTCTCCGAGAACGCGGCCTTCGCGCGCGCGTGCAAGGACGCGGGGCTGGTGTTCATCGGTCCGGACGCGGAGGCCATCACGCTGATGGGCAACAAGCGTCAGGCCAAGCTGCGGATGATCGCCGCGGGCGTGCCCTGCATCCCGGGCTACGAGGCCTCGGACGCGGACGATGACGCGCTGGTGAAGGAGGGCGAGCGCATCGGCTTCCCGCTGATGGTGAAGGCGGCCGCGGGTGGTGGTGGACGCGGCATGCGGCTGGTGCACGAGGCGTCGCAGCTGAAGGCCGCGCTGAAGGGCGCCCGCTCGGAGGCCACGAACGCGTTCGGCAGCGGAGAGCTCATCCTGGAGCGCGCGGTCATCAACGCGCGGCACGTGGAGATCCAGGTCTTCGCGGACGAGCACGGCAACGCGGTGCACCTGGGCGAGCGCGACTGCTCGGTGCAGCGGCGTCACCAGAAGATCGTCGAGGAGAGCCCGTCACCCGCGGTGCACCCGCTGCTGCGCGAGAAGATGGGGCAGGTGGCTGTCACGGCGGCCAAGGCGATTGCCTACAAGGGCGCGGGCACCATCGAGTTCCTGCTGGCGCCGAATGGCGAGTTCTACTTCATGGAGATGAACACGCGTCTCCAGGTGGAGCACCCCGTCACGGAGCTGATTACCGGGCTGGACCTGGTGGAGTGGCAGCTGCGGGTCGCCTCCGGCGAGAAGCTGCCGCGCGCGCAGGAGGACATCACCTGGACGGGCCACGCCATCGAGGTGCGGCTGTGCGCCGAGGATCCGGCGAACCAGTACGCGCCGCAGGCGGGGAAGCTGCTCACGTGGCGGCTGCCCTCGCGCGAGGGTGTGCGCATCGACCATGGCGTGCGCGAGGGGCAGGACATCCCGCCCTTCTACGACTCCATGCAGGCGAAGGTGATTGCGTACGGCGCGGACCGTGAGATGGCGCGGCGGCGGCTCGTGGAGGCGCTGCACGAGCTCACCGTGTTCGGCGTCACCACGAACAAGGACCTGCTGCTGCACGTGCTGGAGGATGGCGCGTTCCGCTCGGGGGCGTACGACACGGGCTTCATCGGCAAGCACGCGGACGGCGCGACGCTGGAGCGGCTGTACCGCACGAGCACGCGCGAGCGGACGCTGGCGGCGGTGGCCCTGTTCCATGACGAGGCGCTGCGGCTGTCGCGGACGCGCGGGGTGGATGCCTCGCTGATGAACTGGAACACGGCGTATTCGCACGCAGTGACGATGACGCTCGAGGACCGGAGCGGCGAGGCGAAGGTCTCCGTGCGCCCGGTGACGGCGGAGCAGTACGAGGTCGTCGCGGGCGAGGAGAAGCTGGAGGTCTCCGTGCTGGGGCTCGCGGAGGGCGTGTTCGACTACGCCGTCGCGGGGGCTCGGGGGCGAGGGCGGTATCTGCGCGCTGGGGACTCGCTGTGGTTGGACCTGGGCGCGGGGGCGCGGTGCCTCACGGACGTCACGTTCCGTCCGCCGAAGTCGGCGGAGGGGGCGGGGACAGGGCGGCTGCTCGCGCCGATGGATGGACGCATCCTGCGCGTGGAGACGAAGCCCGGGGCCACGGTGAAGCCAGGGGATGTGCTCGTCGTGCTGGAGGCGATGAAGATGGAGTTCCAGCTCGTCGCGGACATCCCGGGCACGGTGGAGGCGGTGAACGCCTCGGTGGGCGGTCAGGTGAGCGCCAAGCAGCTGCTGGTGGTGTTGACCCCGGAGGCGAAGCCGAAGGAAGCGTGA
- a CDS encoding acyl-CoA carboxylase subunit beta — protein MPKITSRVNTGSETFQAQRADMLARLGELRGVEAKVRATEEKAREKFHKRGQMLPRERLMMLLDRGSPFLELSTLCGYGYHDDSDGSLAGGNSIAGIGYVSGVRCFVFVNNSAIKGGTASPWGVQKALRGQAIALQNKLPMVSLVESGGANLMYQQEIFIPGGETFYNQARLSAAGIPQVTVVHGSSTAGGAYLPGLSDYVVMVKKKAKVFLAGPPLLKAATGEVATDEDLGGAEMHATVAGTADYLAEDDADAIRMAREIVSKLGWNERLAAQAKAPYAEPLYSPDELAGAIPPDYRKPYDCREIIARVVDGSEFTGFKDAYDAHTVCGWASLFGAPIGIIGNNGPISPKGATKAAQFIQLCCQSNTPIVYLQNTTGYLVGTQPEQGGIVKHGSKMIQAVANATVPQVTLLVGGSFGAGNYGMCGRPFHPRFIFAWPNARTAVMGGEQAAKVMSIVFGEKLARGGEVVDEEAIRAFTQPIVDQFDKESHPFNASARLFDDGIIDPRDTRRVLGFVLSICREAEGRQVNPNSFGVARL, from the coding sequence ATGCCGAAAATCACTTCCAGGGTCAACACGGGCTCGGAGACGTTCCAGGCGCAGCGCGCGGACATGCTCGCGAGGTTGGGCGAGCTGCGCGGCGTCGAGGCCAAGGTGCGCGCCACCGAGGAGAAGGCGCGCGAGAAGTTCCACAAGCGCGGCCAGATGCTCCCGCGCGAGCGGCTGATGATGCTGCTGGACCGGGGCTCGCCGTTCCTGGAGCTGTCCACGCTGTGTGGCTACGGCTACCACGACGACAGCGACGGCTCGCTGGCGGGAGGCAACAGCATCGCGGGCATCGGCTACGTGTCCGGGGTGCGGTGCTTCGTCTTCGTGAACAACTCCGCCATCAAGGGCGGCACCGCGTCGCCGTGGGGCGTGCAGAAGGCGCTGCGCGGGCAGGCCATCGCGCTGCAGAACAAGCTGCCCATGGTGTCGCTGGTGGAGAGCGGCGGCGCGAACCTGATGTACCAGCAGGAGATCTTCATCCCGGGCGGGGAGACCTTCTACAACCAGGCGCGGCTGTCCGCGGCGGGCATCCCGCAAGTCACCGTGGTCCACGGCTCCAGCACGGCGGGCGGCGCGTACCTGCCGGGCCTGTCCGACTACGTGGTGATGGTGAAGAAGAAGGCGAAGGTGTTCCTCGCGGGGCCGCCGCTGCTCAAGGCGGCCACGGGCGAGGTGGCCACGGACGAGGACCTGGGCGGCGCGGAGATGCATGCCACGGTCGCGGGCACCGCGGACTACCTGGCCGAGGACGACGCCGACGCCATCCGCATGGCGCGCGAAATCGTGTCGAAGCTCGGGTGGAACGAGCGACTGGCGGCCCAGGCGAAGGCGCCCTACGCGGAGCCGCTGTACTCGCCGGACGAGCTGGCCGGCGCGATTCCTCCGGACTACCGCAAGCCCTATGACTGCCGCGAAATCATCGCGCGCGTCGTGGACGGCTCGGAGTTCACGGGCTTCAAGGACGCGTACGACGCGCACACCGTCTGCGGCTGGGCGAGCCTGTTCGGCGCGCCCATCGGCATCATCGGCAACAACGGGCCCATCAGCCCGAAGGGCGCGACGAAGGCGGCGCAGTTCATCCAGCTGTGCTGCCAGTCGAACACGCCCATCGTGTACCTGCAGAACACCACGGGGTACCTGGTGGGGACGCAGCCGGAGCAGGGCGGCATCGTCAAGCACGGCTCGAAGATGATTCAGGCGGTGGCCAACGCCACGGTGCCGCAGGTGACGCTGCTGGTGGGCGGCTCGTTCGGCGCGGGCAACTACGGCATGTGCGGACGTCCGTTCCACCCGCGCTTCATCTTCGCGTGGCCCAACGCGCGCACGGCGGTGATGGGCGGCGAGCAGGCGGCGAAGGTGATGTCCATCGTCTTCGGCGAGAAGCTGGCGCGCGGGGGCGAGGTGGTGGACGAGGAGGCCATCCGCGCCTTCACGCAGCCCATCGTCGACCAGTTCGACAAGGAGTCGCATCCCTTCAACGCCTCGGCGCGGCTGTTCGACGACGGCATCATCGACCCGCGCGACACGCGGCGGGTGCTCGGGTTCGTGCTGTCCATCTGCCGCGAGGCGGAGGGGCGGCAGGTGAACCCCAACAGCTTCGGAGTCGCACGCCTGTGA
- a CDS encoding acyclic terpene utilization AtuA family protein, which translates to MSESPLRIGNASGFYGDRFSAVREMLEGGQLDVLTGDYLAELTMLILGRDRMKDPATGYAKTFLRQMEQCLGLALEKKVRIVANAGGLNPAGLAEALRALNDKLGLKARIAHVEGDDLSGSADALGLGSPITANAYLGGWGIAECLRAGADIVVTGRVTDASLVVGPAAAHFGWKKDDWDRLAGAMVAGHVLECGTQATGGNYSFFKEIDVRRPGFPLAEVFADGSSVISKHAGTGGAVTVDTVLAQLLYEVTGARYAGPDATARFDSIALTADGKDRVRISGVRGEPPPPTVKVCLNHLGGYKNEATFVLVGLDIEDKARLIREQMEAALTRKPSEAHWTLVRTDREDAATEEQAAAFLRVVVKDPDQKLIGRAFSGAAVELALGTYPGFTMTAPPSDGAPYGVYTPAYVDASKVEHVAVLPDGTRTVVTPPAQSQALAPVEPLPLQEPLASEPTRRVPLGRLVATRSGDKGGMANIGVWARSDEAWRWLSRFLTAEKLKELLPEAAAFPVERHVFPKLRGLNFTVDGILGEGVSSSTRFDPQGKALGEWLRSRHVDIPESLLREGEG; encoded by the coding sequence ATGAGCGAGTCCCCCCTCCGTATCGGCAACGCCTCGGGTTTCTACGGTGACCGGTTCTCGGCCGTCCGGGAGATGCTCGAGGGCGGCCAGTTGGACGTCCTCACGGGCGACTACCTGGCGGAGCTGACGATGTTGATTCTCGGTCGGGACCGGATGAAGGACCCGGCCACCGGCTACGCCAAGACCTTCCTGCGGCAGATGGAGCAGTGTCTGGGATTGGCGCTGGAGAAGAAGGTGCGCATCGTCGCCAACGCGGGAGGCCTGAATCCGGCCGGGCTCGCGGAGGCGCTGCGTGCGCTCAACGACAAGCTGGGGCTCAAGGCTCGCATCGCGCACGTGGAGGGGGATGACCTCTCCGGCAGCGCGGACGCGCTGGGCCTGGGCTCGCCCATCACCGCGAACGCGTACCTGGGCGGTTGGGGCATCGCCGAGTGCCTGCGCGCGGGCGCGGACATCGTCGTCACCGGACGCGTGACGGACGCCTCGCTGGTGGTGGGGCCGGCCGCCGCGCACTTTGGTTGGAAGAAGGACGACTGGGACCGGCTCGCGGGCGCGATGGTCGCGGGTCACGTGCTGGAGTGCGGCACGCAGGCCACGGGCGGCAACTACTCCTTCTTCAAGGAGATCGACGTCCGCCGTCCGGGCTTCCCACTGGCGGAGGTGTTCGCGGACGGCTCGTCCGTCATCTCCAAGCACGCGGGCACGGGCGGCGCGGTGACGGTGGACACGGTGCTCGCGCAGCTGCTCTATGAAGTCACGGGCGCGCGCTACGCGGGGCCGGACGCCACGGCGCGGTTCGACTCGATTGCCCTGACGGCGGACGGCAAGGACCGGGTGCGCATCAGCGGCGTGCGCGGCGAGCCGCCTCCGCCCACGGTGAAGGTGTGCCTCAACCACCTGGGCGGCTACAAGAACGAGGCGACGTTCGTCCTCGTGGGCCTGGACATCGAGGACAAGGCGCGGCTCATCCGCGAGCAGATGGAGGCGGCGCTCACGCGCAAGCCGAGCGAGGCGCACTGGACGCTGGTGCGCACGGACCGCGAGGACGCGGCCACGGAGGAGCAGGCCGCCGCGTTCCTGCGGGTGGTGGTGAAGGACCCGGACCAGAAACTCATCGGCCGGGCGTTCAGCGGCGCCGCGGTGGAGCTGGCGCTGGGCACGTATCCGGGCTTCACCATGACGGCGCCGCCCTCGGATGGCGCGCCGTATGGTGTCTACACGCCCGCCTATGTCGACGCGAGCAAGGTGGAGCACGTGGCGGTGTTGCCTGATGGCACGCGCACCGTCGTCACGCCGCCCGCGCAATCGCAGGCGCTGGCGCCGGTGGAGCCGCTCCCGTTGCAGGAGCCGCTGGCCTCGGAGCCGACGCGCCGGGTGCCGCTGGGGCGGCTGGTGGCGACGCGCAGTGGTGACAAGGGCGGCATGGCGAACATCGGCGTGTGGGCGCGCTCGGACGAGGCGTGGCGCTGGCTGTCGCGCTTCCTCACGGCGGAGAAGCTGAAGGAGCTGCTCCCGGAGGCCGCGGCCTTCCCGGTGGAGCGGCACGTGTTCCCGAAGCTGCGGGGGTTGAACTTCACGGTCGATGGAATCCTGGGTGAGGGCGTGTCGTCGTCGACGCGCTTCGACCCGCAGGGCAAGGCGCTGGGCGAGTGGCTGCGCTCGCGCCACGTGGACATTCCCGAGTCGCTGCTGCGCGAAGGAGAGGGGTGA
- a CDS encoding TetR/AcrR family transcriptional regulator, producing MSEAPAATGRQEQERSRVTRQRLMEAAIGALSELGWAGATMTVIAERAGVSRGACQHHFPTRGDLVAAAVEYVGHQQMEELGRRAARLPADQRRTESILHMLAGFYTHPLFVAAVQLWVAASTDEELRSQLVPVETKVGREVHRLTVSLLGVDEREPGVRELVQATLDLVRGLGLANLLRDDSARRKKILHRWALTLEDALRPRSGRKAGD from the coding sequence GTGAGCGAGGCACCGGCCGCGACAGGACGACAGGAGCAGGAGCGCAGCCGCGTCACCCGGCAGCGACTGATGGAGGCGGCCATCGGCGCCCTGTCGGAGCTGGGGTGGGCGGGCGCGACGATGACGGTCATCGCCGAGCGGGCCGGCGTGTCGCGCGGCGCCTGTCAGCACCACTTCCCCACGCGCGGTGATTTGGTGGCGGCCGCCGTCGAGTACGTCGGCCATCAGCAGATGGAGGAGCTCGGTCGGCGGGCGGCCCGGCTGCCAGCGGACCAGCGGCGCACGGAGAGCATCCTCCACATGCTGGCGGGCTTCTACACGCACCCCCTGTTCGTCGCGGCCGTGCAGCTCTGGGTGGCGGCGAGCACGGACGAGGAGCTGCGCTCGCAGCTGGTGCCGGTGGAGACGAAGGTGGGGCGGGAGGTGCACCGGCTGACGGTGTCGCTGCTCGGCGTGGACGAGCGCGAGCCGGGGGTGCGCGAGCTGGTGCAGGCGACGCTGGATCTGGTGCGCGGCCTGGGGCTCGCGAACCTGCTGCGCGACGACAGCGCGCGGCGAAAGAAGATTCTCCACCGCTGGGCGCTCACGCTGGAGGACGCGCTGCGTCCCCGGTCCGGGCGCAAGGCGGGGGACTGA
- a CDS encoding SDR family oxidoreductase, whose amino-acid sequence MGYRSVFAPGLFKGQNIIVTGGGSGIGRCTAHELAALGAHVVLVGRKPDKLEKVAAELREDGGECSLETVDIRDEEGVKATVARIVAARGRIHGLVNNAGGQFPSPLSAISKKGFEAVVATNLTGGFLVAREVFNQSMSQTGGAIVNMLADAWGGMPGMGHSGAARMGMLNLTQTAAVEWAFAGVRVNAVAPGWVASSGMDSYQDEGVKALIPMLKQEVPLHRLATEAEVSGAIVFLLSDVAAFITGEVIKIDGGASCNTKIFPLEETSASKPYEGFHRAAAPRILGGGSAKE is encoded by the coding sequence ATGGGCTACCGCTCCGTATTCGCGCCAGGGTTGTTCAAGGGACAGAACATCATCGTGACCGGAGGCGGCAGTGGCATCGGCCGCTGTACCGCGCACGAGCTGGCGGCGCTCGGCGCGCACGTCGTCCTGGTGGGCCGCAAGCCGGACAAGCTGGAGAAGGTGGCGGCGGAGCTTCGCGAGGACGGCGGCGAGTGCTCGCTGGAGACGGTGGACATCCGCGACGAGGAGGGCGTGAAGGCCACCGTGGCGCGCATCGTCGCCGCGCGTGGGCGCATCCACGGGCTGGTGAACAACGCGGGCGGACAGTTCCCCTCGCCGCTGTCGGCCATCTCGAAGAAGGGCTTCGAGGCGGTGGTGGCCACCAACCTGACCGGTGGCTTCCTGGTGGCGCGTGAGGTGTTCAACCAGTCGATGAGCCAGACGGGCGGCGCCATCGTCAACATGCTCGCGGACGCGTGGGGCGGCATGCCGGGCATGGGGCACTCGGGCGCGGCGCGCATGGGCATGCTCAACCTGACGCAGACGGCGGCGGTGGAGTGGGCCTTCGCCGGGGTGCGCGTCAACGCGGTGGCGCCCGGGTGGGTGGCCTCCAGCGGCATGGACAGCTATCAGGACGAGGGCGTCAAGGCGCTCATCCCCATGCTCAAGCAGGAGGTGCCGCTGCACCGGCTCGCCACCGAGGCCGAGGTGAGCGGCGCGATTGTGTTCCTGCTCTCGGACGTGGCCGCGTTCATCACCGGCGAGGTCATCAAGATTGACGGCGGCGCGTCCTGCAACACCAAGATTTTCCCGCTGGAGGAGACCAGCGCCTCCAAGCCCTACGAGGGCTTCCACCGCGCCGCGGCGCCGCGCATCCTGGGGGGTGGCTCCGCGAAGGAATGA
- a CDS encoding tetratricopeptide repeat protein: MAFRVLWVGWMLAMMSGCASTRTLPPREDDVVWTEVRSRHFRVLTNVEPQAATRAALELETLRGAVSRLWGGGEDIPGSMDVVLLRDAAELEALVPGSSGGFSAMSSEGALLVIAQEDSERGARTRARALGYELSRRVLQSRPRWLAEGLARYLETAHVERDTREAVLGREDTASLELVREKGWLDIDALWAQEHVLKPSPEEQQWRDASAWLWVHFLAQEQPARFGKWLALLAQGEGSRATWDATFGDLDALRKGVRQHAARERYVPRASPLPAVTEEVTVRALSAADGHVLRARVLMDAPGRDARKEALAEVQRALGEAPTHVDAATLASRLSEDTPEHLQRAHSLVRDHPENARAWMLLAELLDPSLEPGAQADARRRAASLVRDDVSTIVRVADSYNATNHLEEGLPTARRALGLDPRSPAALTSLAFLSFRFEGCSEAKRLQFQVRDMLDGSTTADFREAMEQRLLTFERKCNANRPHR, from the coding sequence ATGGCATTCCGGGTTCTCTGGGTGGGGTGGATGCTGGCGATGATGTCGGGCTGCGCGAGCACGCGGACGCTGCCTCCTCGCGAGGATGACGTTGTCTGGACCGAGGTCCGCAGCCGACACTTCCGCGTCCTGACGAACGTGGAGCCCCAGGCGGCCACGCGCGCAGCGCTCGAGCTGGAGACGCTCCGCGGCGCCGTGTCGCGGCTGTGGGGCGGGGGCGAGGACATCCCTGGTTCGATGGACGTCGTGCTCCTGCGCGACGCGGCCGAGCTGGAGGCGCTCGTCCCTGGGAGCTCCGGTGGGTTCTCCGCGATGTCCTCCGAGGGGGCGCTGCTCGTCATCGCCCAGGAGGATTCGGAGCGAGGAGCGCGGACGCGGGCCCGCGCGCTGGGCTACGAGCTGAGCCGCCGCGTGTTGCAGAGTCGTCCCCGGTGGCTCGCGGAGGGGCTCGCCCGCTACCTGGAGACCGCGCACGTCGAGCGCGACACCCGTGAGGCCGTGCTGGGACGGGAGGACACTGCCAGCCTGGAGCTCGTTCGCGAGAAGGGGTGGCTCGACATCGACGCGCTCTGGGCGCAGGAGCACGTGCTGAAGCCGAGCCCCGAGGAGCAGCAGTGGCGCGATGCCTCCGCGTGGCTCTGGGTGCACTTCCTCGCGCAGGAGCAACCGGCGCGCTTCGGCAAGTGGCTCGCCTTGCTGGCCCAGGGAGAGGGCTCGCGCGCCACGTGGGACGCGACCTTCGGGGACCTGGACGCGCTGCGGAAGGGTGTGCGCCAGCATGCCGCGCGCGAGCGGTATGTCCCTCGCGCCTCGCCGCTTCCCGCAGTCACTGAGGAGGTCACCGTGCGCGCGCTCAGCGCCGCCGACGGCCACGTCCTGCGCGCGCGGGTCCTGATGGATGCGCCAGGGAGGGACGCTCGCAAGGAGGCGCTCGCCGAGGTCCAGCGGGCCCTGGGCGAAGCGCCGACCCACGTCGACGCGGCGACGCTCGCCTCGCGCTTGTCGGAGGACACACCGGAGCATCTCCAGCGAGCCCACTCGTTGGTGCGAGACCATCCCGAGAACGCGCGCGCCTGGATGCTGCTGGCGGAGTTGCTGGACCCGTCCCTCGAACCGGGCGCGCAAGCGGATGCGCGACGACGCGCGGCCAGCCTGGTCCGCGATGACGTCTCCACCATCGTGCGCGTCGCCGACAGCTACAACGCGACGAACCACCTGGAGGAAGGCCTGCCCACGGCCCGCCGCGCCCTGGGACTGGACCCTCGCAGCCCCGCCGCGCTGACGTCCCTGGCCTTCCTGTCCTTCCGCTTCGAGGGCTGCTCCGAGGCGAAGCGTCTCCAGTTCCAGGTCCGGGACATGCTCGATGGGTCCACCACCGCCGACTTCCGTGAGGCGATGGAGCAACGACTCCTCACCTTCGAGCGCAAGTGCAACGCCAACCGGCCTCATCGCTGA
- a CDS encoding DUF1570 domain-containing protein — protein sequence MAIRVGWMGLILALVSGCASSRALCPLEGGSPWTEARSQHFRVHTNLSPQAAKKAALELEKLRRAVLLAWGPDFDPEGSVDVIILRDEAELEEFSRGQYQGFSSLTPEGPLLVMAGEGHVLDAGPTRWIQTHELAHDVSRRVLLRQPRWLSEGLAQYLETTDVDDRTGEAVLGRAHWQSLGYVREHGWLDLDELWRWDRKKSLSQEEQEWRYHSAWLWVHYLINRHSQRFDAFQTRLALAEAPRAAWDAVFNDGVDLGDDLRTYATRGIYAVLTQPLPPISSDVTVRELDTTSVHAARARIFMHSPDGRAPQETLRAAQAEVLKGVGEDPNSVTIAVLAARLKPQRRQFLAGMRALVRKHPEDGRAWDLLAQYLDPVRDTAQREQAHERAATLRPQDVPVLVRLARHYDRTNQLEKGLAAARRAVQLAPGSPDALSTEANLSFQLGDCVAARKLQNRALDMLHESIAPTIRETMEARLQAFERQCDAIPPSKP from the coding sequence ATGGCAATCCGGGTGGGTTGGATGGGGTTGATACTGGCGCTCGTGTCCGGATGCGCCAGCTCCCGTGCGCTGTGTCCTCTCGAGGGCGGCAGCCCATGGACGGAGGCCCGCAGCCAGCACTTCCGCGTCCACACGAACCTGTCGCCCCAAGCGGCCAAGAAGGCCGCGCTCGAGTTGGAGAAGCTCCGCCGCGCGGTGCTGCTGGCCTGGGGACCAGACTTCGATCCGGAGGGCTCCGTGGATGTCATCATCCTGCGCGATGAAGCCGAGCTGGAGGAGTTCAGTCGGGGTCAGTACCAGGGATTCTCGTCGCTGACGCCCGAGGGGCCGTTGCTCGTCATGGCGGGTGAGGGACATGTCCTGGATGCCGGACCGACCCGATGGATCCAGACGCACGAACTGGCACATGACGTGAGCCGCCGCGTGCTTCTCCGCCAACCCCGATGGCTATCGGAGGGGCTCGCCCAGTACCTGGAGACCACCGACGTGGACGACCGCACGGGAGAAGCAGTGCTGGGTCGAGCGCACTGGCAGAGTCTGGGCTACGTGCGAGAGCACGGTTGGCTCGACCTCGACGAACTGTGGCGGTGGGACCGCAAGAAGTCGCTGAGTCAGGAGGAGCAAGAGTGGCGCTACCACTCCGCCTGGCTCTGGGTGCATTACCTCATCAACAGACATTCCCAGCGCTTCGACGCGTTCCAGACGCGCCTCGCCCTCGCCGAGGCGCCGCGTGCGGCGTGGGACGCGGTCTTCAACGATGGGGTCGACCTGGGGGACGATCTGCGGACCTATGCCACGAGGGGCATCTACGCCGTCCTCACCCAACCCTTGCCACCCATCTCCTCGGACGTCACCGTACGCGAGCTGGACACCACCTCCGTGCACGCCGCACGGGCACGCATCTTCATGCATTCACCGGACGGGCGCGCACCCCAGGAGACCCTCCGGGCCGCACAGGCCGAAGTGTTGAAGGGCGTGGGGGAAGACCCCAACAGCGTAACCATCGCCGTGCTCGCCGCGCGGCTGAAACCCCAGCGCCGGCAGTTCCTCGCGGGGATGCGCGCCCTGGTGCGAAAACATCCCGAAGACGGTCGAGCCTGGGACCTGCTGGCGCAGTACCTGGACCCGGTACGTGATACAGCCCAACGGGAGCAGGCCCATGAACGAGCCGCCACGCTACGCCCCCAAGACGTACCTGTCCTCGTCCGGCTGGCCAGGCATTACGACAGGACGAACCAGCTTGAGAAAGGCCTCGCAGCGGCACGCCGGGCAGTGCAGCTCGCTCCAGGCAGCCCCGACGCACTCTCTACCGAGGCAAACCTTTCCTTCCAGCTTGGCGACTGCGTCGCGGCACGCAAGCTCCAGAATCGAGCCCTCGACATGCTCCACGAGTCCATCGCACCTACGATTCGAGAGACGATGGAAGCTCGACTTCAGGCCTTCGAGCGCCAATGCGATGCCATCCCACCGAGCAAGCCCTGA